From the Phyllobacterium sp. T1293 genome, the window CCCCTTGTGTCTGTGTCGGGTGACAAGGATGCCGCCATGCGCAAGGAACCGACCCAGCGCCGCAGCAAGGAGAGGGTGGAGCGCATTCTTTCCTGTGCCTCGACGCTGATCGCGGACAATGGCAGCGATGCCATGCGCATGAGCGACGTGGCTGAGAAAGCGGGAATATCGATCGGCTCGCTCTACCAGTACTTTCCGGACAAGGGATCAATCATCCGCACCCTTGCCGATCGGTACAATGCGCTAGGGCGCGAATGCATTGCTGATACGCTGAAAAATGTTCATGATATGAACGGTTTACAGGCGTCTTTTGCGGAATTGATTGATATTTATTATGCGCTGTTTCTTGCCGAACCGGTTATGCGCGACATCTGGTCGGGCACGCAGGCGGACAAGGCGCTGCGCGATATCGATCTGCTCGATAGCCGCCTGAACGGTGCTGTGCTGGCCGACGCGCGAGCCCGCGTCGATCCGGCTGCGGACAGGGCTTTTCTGGAAAATTCAAGCTTCCTGATCATGCATTTGGGCCAGGCAACGATGCACCTTGCGATTTCCGTCGACCCTGCGGAAGGCGCTGCGCTGGTCGACGGTTTCAAACGCATGGTGCTCAGGGAGATGCTGGCAGAGTGAGTTTGATCAACCAGACGTCCCTGCCGTCAGCGCCTTTGCCAGTTCATCAACAGTGCAAAGGATGGAGTCGCCCATATAGGCCATGTTGGCCATCGACCGATCCGCCGCATCAGCATGGCCGCCGCCGCAGGCATCGGTGAGGATAACCGGAATAAAGCCGAGATCGGCACCATGGCGCACCGTCGGATCAATGCCGATTTCCGTGGCAATACCGCAGATGATAAAGCTTTTGAGGCCGCAATCACGCAGGGCAATGGCAAGCGGTGTGCCTTCGAAGGCTGAGAAGGTGATCTTATCGAGAATGGCCTCATCCTCGCGCACCGCCAATTCCGGGGCAAGCGCAAAGCCGGGGCTGTCACGCAGGAACCATGGTTCGACGTCTTCGGGCGCTGTTTTGCGCTGCCAGGCCATCATCTGTTTCAGTTGGAATATCCCGGCCATTTTCTTTGGCAGCGACATATGGCGCATGAAGAAGATGCGGATGCCAGCGGAGCGGGCGATTTCGACGGTTTGCACCACCTTGTCCAGTATGGCAGCGCCATCCTTCATCTGGTGCAATATTCCCACCTGCATATCGTAAACAACAAGCGCCGTTGTTTCGGGGCTTACGGTTTCAGCAAGGGTTTCAGGGATGGCAAGACCGTAGATATTTTGCATGAATGTCCTCCGAACATATGTCAGGCGATCCTCTCCCGATCACCGCTCCCGGGAATCAACGGTATCACCATGGGCCCGGAAAAACAGGCCGATGCGCGGCATTTCCTCAAACGTGATGCTTCCATATTGAGAAACACTTGCCTCACGGGGCTGTTTCGATTAGCCAATAGACAGATAAATTTAGCCAGGAATTGCAGTCCAGCATGACTCTCGTTGATACCCGCACACCCGAACCCAAGCGTTTCATTTCCGGTGCCACAGGCGACTGGGAAATCGTCATCGGCATGGAAGTCCATGCGCAGATCACGTCCAATTCGAAACTCTTCTCCGGTGCTTCGACGACCTTTGGTGCTGAGCCCAATGAGAACGTGTCGCTTGTTGATGCCGCCATGCCGGGCATGCTGCCTGTCATCAATGAATGGTGCGTGCGTCAGGCGATTCGGACCGGTCTTGGTTTGAAGGCACAGATCAACCTGAAATCCGTGTTTGACCGGAAGAACTATTTTTATCCTGACCTGCCGCAGGGTTATCAGATTTCCCAATTCAAGCAGCCGATTGTCGGTGAAGGCACGATGCTCATCTCGGTTGGTCCTGACAATAAGGGCCAGTTTGAAGATGTTGAGATTGGCATTGAGCGCCTGCATCTGGAACAGGATGCCGGCAAGTCGCTGCACGACCAGAACCCGACCATGTCCTATGTGGACCTCAACCGTTCAGGCGTGGCGCTGATGGAAATCGTCTCTAAGCCGGATATGCGTTCAGCCGACGAAGCCAAGGCATACCTGACCAAGATGCGCACCATCGTGCGTTATCTCGGCACCTGCGATGGCAACATGGATGAAGGCTCGATGCGCGCTGACGTCAACGTCTCCGTGCGCAAGCCGGGCGGCGAATTCGGCACGCGCTGCGAGATCAAAAACGTCAACTCCATCCGCTTTGCCGGTCAGGCAATTGACTATGAAGCGCGTCGCCAGATTGCCATTCTGGAAGATGGTGGATCAATTGAGCAGGAAACACGGCTGTTTGACCCCGTGAAGGGCGAAACACGCTCCATGCGCACCAAAGAAGAGGCGCATGACTATCGCTATTTCCCCGATCCGGACCTTCTGCCGCTGGAATTCGAGCAGTCCTATGTGGATGAGCTGCGGGCTGACCTTCCAGAATTGCCTGATGACAAGAAAGCGCGCCTCGTTTCAGCGCTTGGCCTTTCGGTCTATGACGCCTCCATTCTTGTGACGGAAAAGGCGATTGCCGACTATTTCGAAACGGTGGCTGCAGGGCGCGATGGCAAGCTTGCGGCAAACTGGGTGATCAATGATCTGCTCGGCGCGCTGAACAAAGCGGGCAAGGGGATTGAAGAATCTCCCGTATCGGCGGATCAGCTTGGCGGCATTATTGACCTGATCAAGGAAGGCACCATTTCAGGCAAGATCGCCAAGGACCTGTTCGAGCTTGTCTGGAACGAAGGCGGCGATCCGCGCAAACTGGTTGAAGAGCGCGGCATGAAGCAGGTGACTGACACCGGCGCCATTGAAAAAGCCGTGGATGATGTCATTGCTGCGAATCCTGATAAGGTCGAGCAGGCAAAGGCAAAACCAACCATGGCTGGCTGGTTTGTCGGACAGGTGATGAAGTCTACTGGTGGCAAGGCAAATCCGCAGGCTGTCAGCGATCTGGTCAAGGCAAAACTCGGGATTATCGATTAGAGCCTTTTCCGACCATATTGATCCATTCTGACGGAGGCATGTTGCGACAAGATCAAGCAAAGACAGGAAGACCCGCACTCTTCGTGCGGGAGAGTGGCTTTGCGCCGGGATTGGCGCAACGAGGCCCGTCCCTTCGGGTTTCCGGCTGGCGGACACCCGCTTTGTCAGGTGGCTTCGTCCGATGAACCACATCGACCTCGCCACCTTCCGCGTGGATTGTCTCGCCATCCGAGAAACAGAATGAACCAATATGGTTGGAGAAGGCTCTAAGAATGTGGATTCGAAGCGCGACGAAGGACGATCTGCCAACTGTCCGTGATTTGCTCGTAGAGACCTGGCATGCGACTTACGACGATGTTTACGGCGTCGAAAAGGTCAATGCAGTCACCAATCGCTACCACTCGCTGGATGCATTGAAAAAACAGCTGGCGAAACCCTATTCGGAGTTCATTCTTGCCGATGACGGGGCTGATCTTTTTGGCATGGCCTATGCCTCGCAAAAAGATCACAAGCTGGCACTGCTCAACCAGCTCTATGTGCATCCGGAAAAGCAGAGCAACGGCGTGGGTTCGCTGCTTCTGGCGGAAGTGGAAAGCGCTTTCCCTGGCGTATTCATGCTGCAGCTTGAAGTTATCGAATCAAATCAAAAGGCTCGGCGCTTTTATGAAAGCCGTGGATTCGATTTGACCGGCGCGCGAACAGACAATTGGGGTGAAGCCAATTCCGGTATTTCCGTGCTGGTCATGGAAAAATCCCTGTCCGGATATGAGCTTGCACCGTGACATTGGTTTTTCGCCGCGCCGAGCGTGCGGATTTATCCGCTTTGATTGCGATCTTTGCCGAGGATTTGCTGGGTGGGCATGGCGACACGACCGATCCTGAAGCTTTCCCGCGTTATGAGCGTGCCTTCGACCAGATTGAAGCCAGCAACAGCGATCAGCTGATTGTTGGTGTTCTTGACGGTGAAGTGGTTGCCACAGCGCAGGTGACATTCACAACAACCTTGCCGAGCATTGGCACGACCAACATGACCATTGGTGCAGTGCAGACCCGCAGCGATATGCGCGGGCAGGGTGTTGG encodes:
- a CDS encoding GNAT family N-acetyltransferase, which encodes MWIRSATKDDLPTVRDLLVETWHATYDDVYGVEKVNAVTNRYHSLDALKKQLAKPYSEFILADDGADLFGMAYASQKDHKLALLNQLYVHPEKQSNGVGSLLLAEVESAFPGVFMLQLEVIESNQKARRFYESRGFDLTGARTDNWGEANSGISVLVMEKSLSGYELAP
- a CDS encoding GNAT family N-acetyltransferase → MTLVFRRAERADLSALIAIFAEDLLGGHGDTTDPEAFPRYERAFDQIEASNSDQLIVGVLDGEVVATAQVTFTTTLPSIGTTNMTIGAVQTRSDMRGQGVGGKLINHCIALGKERGVGLIQLMSNAKRVDAHRFYERLGFKKSHAGFKMVVDAGPAAT
- the gatB gene encoding Asp-tRNA(Asn)/Glu-tRNA(Gln) amidotransferase subunit GatB, giving the protein MTLVDTRTPEPKRFISGATGDWEIVIGMEVHAQITSNSKLFSGASTTFGAEPNENVSLVDAAMPGMLPVINEWCVRQAIRTGLGLKAQINLKSVFDRKNYFYPDLPQGYQISQFKQPIVGEGTMLISVGPDNKGQFEDVEIGIERLHLEQDAGKSLHDQNPTMSYVDLNRSGVALMEIVSKPDMRSADEAKAYLTKMRTIVRYLGTCDGNMDEGSMRADVNVSVRKPGGEFGTRCEIKNVNSIRFAGQAIDYEARRQIAILEDGGSIEQETRLFDPVKGETRSMRTKEEAHDYRYFPDPDLLPLEFEQSYVDELRADLPELPDDKKARLVSALGLSVYDASILVTEKAIADYFETVAAGRDGKLAANWVINDLLGALNKAGKGIEESPVSADQLGGIIDLIKEGTISGKIAKDLFELVWNEGGDPRKLVEERGMKQVTDTGAIEKAVDDVIAANPDKVEQAKAKPTMAGWFVGQVMKSTGGKANPQAVSDLVKAKLGIID
- a CDS encoding cysteine hydrolase family protein — its product is MQNIYGLAIPETLAETVSPETTALVVYDMQVGILHQMKDGAAILDKVVQTVEIARSAGIRIFFMRHMSLPKKMAGIFQLKQMMAWQRKTAPEDVEPWFLRDSPGFALAPELAVREDEAILDKITFSAFEGTPLAIALRDCGLKSFIICGIATEIGIDPTVRHGADLGFIPVILTDACGGGHADAADRSMANMAYMGDSILCTVDELAKALTAGTSG
- a CDS encoding TetR/AcrR family transcriptional regulator; translation: MNEIAPLVSVSGDKDAAMRKEPTQRRSKERVERILSCASTLIADNGSDAMRMSDVAEKAGISIGSLYQYFPDKGSIIRTLADRYNALGRECIADTLKNVHDMNGLQASFAELIDIYYALFLAEPVMRDIWSGTQADKALRDIDLLDSRLNGAVLADARARVDPAADRAFLENSSFLIMHLGQATMHLAISVDPAEGAALVDGFKRMVLREMLAE